A stretch of Acropora muricata isolate sample 2 chromosome 7, ASM3666990v1, whole genome shotgun sequence DNA encodes these proteins:
- the LOC136921686 gene encoding uncharacterized protein, which translates to MAPLPKARLRLTFKPFAQTAVDFAGTLYTIQGRRKPRQKKWLCLFTCLETRAVHLEMAWGLDTDTFLNAFARFTSRRRVPKEVISDKGTNFVGAVGELKKLVIQLDRQQLLNKTTELGVTWRFNPPGAPHFGGAHEVLVKAARKAIYAVVGDRDVIDEELITVSTGVESLLNSRPLTFQSSDPRDDVPLTPNHFLHGQMGGQFAPEFVDITTFHLRQRWRKLQDFISRVWRRWLKECVPALNSRPKWTSEVQDLKVGDVVLVIQPDAPRGRWPLRRIVEVYPGRDGHTRVAKVACGVKTVVRPIHKLIPLGINC; encoded by the coding sequence ATGGCGCCACTCCCGAAAGCAAGGCTTCGACTCACCTTCAAACCCTTTGCTCAAACAGCCGTAGATTTTGCAGGAACCTTGTACACCATTCAAGGCCGCAGAAAACCGCGACAGAAAAAGTGGCTATGCCTTTTTACATGCTTGGAAACACGAGCAGTACATTTAGAGATGGCCTGGGGACTAGATACGGACACATTCTTAAACGCCTTCGCTCGTTTTACCAGTCGCCGCAGAGTTCCTAAGGAAGTGATAAGCGACAAGGGCACGAATTTCGTAGGTGCAGTGGGCGAATTAAAGAAACTAGTCATCCAGCTAGACCGACAACAACTTCTGAACAAGACAACCGAACTTGGAGTAACGTGGAGATTCAATCCACCAGGTGCCCCGCATTTTGGAGGAGCCCACGAAGTGCTGGTGAAAGCTGCTAGGAAAGCCATTTATGCAGTTGTAGGAGACCGAGATGTGATAGATGAAGAGCTGATCACTGTGTCTACTGGGGTGGAATCTCTACTTAATTCCCGTCCGTTGACGTTTCAGAGCTCAGATCCGCGAGATGATGTTCCGCTGACCCCTAACCATTTTTTACATGGTCAAATGGGAGGGCAATTTGCTCCTGAGTTTGTTGACATCACTACCTTTCATCTGCGACAACGATGGCGAAAGCTTCAGGACTTTATTTCACGAGTTTGGAGGAGATGGCTCAAGGAATGTGTTCCTGCACTTAACAGCCGACCAAAGTGGACTTCAGAAGTCCAAGATTTAAAAGTTGGAGATGTAGTTCTTGTGATTCAGCCCGACGCTCCAAGAGGACGTTGGCCACTAAGGCGAATTGTTGAAGTGTATCCTGGACGAGATGGTCACACCCGTGTGGCTAAAGTTGCCTGTGGAGTCAAAACTGTCGTGAGACCAATTCACAAACTGATTCCTCTTGGAATTAACTGTTAG
- the LOC136921689 gene encoding uncharacterized protein, whose protein sequence is MCYHLYADHIQMYVSFATNDDNSLNSPITKIENCLSDINLWMTANKLKLNKSKTDLIYLYSRHNPQTSLPSIQLGNDSIIPKEAVRNVGAIFVSTLRMVPHINSLCKTTSYHLRNIARIRHLLSKESTEILVHAFVFSKLDYCNALLYGLPQCVIKKLQLVQNSNARLITCSTKYDHTTPLLIKLHRLPITQRIWFKILLLTFKAIHKSSPVYLQELISKYSPSRKLRSSYAMLLERNLKTYGSRAFRVASPELWNKLPREIKLGDDIDYFKKKLKKYLFSIAFN, encoded by the coding sequence ATGTGTTACCATCTCTACGCAGATCATATCCAAATGTATGTCTCTTTTGCGACTAATGATGACAATTCTCTGAACAGTCCCATTACTAAAATTGAAAACTGTTTATCTGACATTAATTTATGGATGACTGCTAATAAGCTTAAATTAAACAAGAGTAAAACTGACCTGATTTATCTTTATTCAAGACATAATCCACAGACCTCTTTACCCAGCATCCAGTTAGGAAATGATAGTATCATCCCTAAAGAAGCCGTTCGTAATGTTGGAGCTATATTTGTTTCTACTTTAAGAATGGTTCCTCATATAAATTCCTTATGTAAAACAACATCCTATCACCTGAGAAACATTGCTCGTATTCGACATCTTCTATCTAAAGAGTCAACTGAAATACTTGTAcatgcttttgtcttttcaaaactgGATTACTGTAATGCCCTTCTCTATGGTCTTCCTCAATGTGTTATCAAAAAACTGCAATTGGTTCAAAACTCCAATGCTAGACTGATTACCTGCTCCACCAAATATGACCATACTACTCCTCTCCTTATAAAATTGCACAGGCTGCCTATCACTCAACGAATCTGGTTTAAGATACTTCTCCTAACTTTCAAAGCTATTCACAAGTCATCACCTGTCTATTTACAAGAACTCATCTCCAAATACAGCCCATCTCGCAAGCTCCGATCCTCTTATGCTATGTTACTTGAACGTAATCTCAAGACCTATGGCTCAAGAGCGTTTAGAGTGGCATCACCGGAACTATGGAACAAGCTTCCgagggaaataaagttaggTGACGACATTGactattttaaaaagaaacttaaaaagtACTTATTTAGtattgcttttaattag
- the LOC136921687 gene encoding uncharacterized protein, with amino-acid sequence MESLFKFWIVFTICDVVEKTMAQQCPSERSISGWMLQRHVYKTALADIGLHCLSSCGTDVRCQSFNFVMSSHMCEFNDRTKEATPEDFIRDLGRYYFGKRVNRGNLNIINQFDSEKRLSSTSNLIWSCLVPLGSIPELAAESCKEIKMSEKEATSGKYWLSSIKPGIPLFAFCNMTTEDINECTASSPVCHLRARNATILLVHTTVLATLGTLVTENLAQTVEYLNECTALAFACHVNAQCHNTIGSYRCTCNPGFTGNGKTCTDLNECTALASACHVNAQCHNTIGSYRCTCNPGFTGNGKTCTDLNECTALASACHVNAQCHNTIGSYRCTCNPGFTGNGKTCTDLNECTALASACHVNAQCHNTIGSYRCTCNPGFTGNGKTCTDLNECTALGSACHVNAQCNNTIGSYRCTCNPGFTGNGKTCTASSCNEIFQNQRKTKSQVYTLMLGSRNISVYCLMGEFGCGSGGWTLVMKTDGTKNTFRYSSTFWSNRQAYNLAGGKTGFDKQETKLPSYWETHFSKICLGMRDSSTTRFVVIRQSANSLYALIADGAYRAVSLGRNKWKSLIGPQASLQTNCNKEGFNVVVASSSSKARIGIIANNENDCLTCDSRIGYGTGGLQDDSNTCGNEATIVPDNGDKHIKAMGYILVQ; translated from the exons ATGGAATCTCTTTTCAAGTTCTGGATTGTTTTTACGATTTGTGATGTTGTTGAGAAAACGATGGCCCAGCAATGCCCATCTGAAAGGTCCATCAGCGGATGGATGTTGCAAAGACACGTCTATAAAACAGCGTTGGCCGATATTGGACTTCACTGTTTGTCAAGCTGCGGCACAGATGTCCGTTGCCagagcttcaattttgtgatgTCTTCTCATATGTGTGAGTTTAATGATCGAACCAAAGAAGCCACACCTGAAGATTTCATTCGTGACCTAGGCAGATATTATTTCGGAAAACGTGTCAATCGAGGTAACTTGAATATTATTAATCAGTTTGACTCCGAGAAACGTTTATCATCAACTTCCAATCTTATTTGGTCCTGTTTAGTCCCATTGGGTTCCATCCCTGAGCTAGCGGCCGAGTCCTGTAAGGAAATTAAGATGAGCGAGAAAGAAGCAACCAGCGGCAAGTACTGGCTGTCTTCGATAAAGCCGGGCATTCCattatttgcattttgcaaCATGACAACTGAAG aTATCAATGAATGCACGGCTTCCTCTCCGGTGTGTCACTTAAGGGCGCGCAATGCAACAATACTCTTGGTTCATACCACTGTGCTTGCAACtctgggtacactggtaacggaaAATCTTGCACAG ACTGTAGAAT ATCTTAATGAATGCACCGCTTTGGCTTTcgcctgtcacgtgaacgcgcagtGTCACAATACCATTGGATCATACCGCTGTACTTGCAACCCTGGGTTCACGGGTAACGGGAAAACATGCACAG ATCTTAATGAATGCACCGCTTTGGCTTCcgcctgtcacgtgaacgcgcagtGTCACAATACTATTGGATCATACCGCTGTACTTGCAACCCTGGGTTTACGGGTAACGGGAAAACATGCACAG ATCTTAATGAATGCACCGCTTTGGCTTCcgcctgtcacgtgaacgcgcaaTGTCACAATACTATTGGATCATACCGCTGCACTTGCAACCCTGGGTTCACGGGTAACGGGAAGACATGCACAG ATCTTAATGAATGCACCGCTTTGGCTTCcgcctgtcacgtgaacgcgcaaTGTCACAATACTATTGGATCATACCGCTGCACTTGCAACCCTGGGTTCACGGGTAACGGGAAGACATGCACAG ATCTTAATGAATGCACCGCCTTGGGTTCcgcctgtcacgtgaacgcgcagtGCAACAATACTATTGGATCATACCGCTGTACTTGCAACCCTGGGTTCACGGGTAACGGGAAAACATGCACAG CTTCATCTTGCAACGAAATATTTCAAAACCAAAG GAAAACCAAGAGCCAGGTGTACACGCTGATGCTTGGGTCACGAAACATTTCAGTTTATTGTTTGATGGGAGAGTTCGGATGCGGAAGTGGAGGATGGACGCTTGTAATGAAAACTGATGGCACGAAG AACACCTTCCGCTACTCCTCTACTTTCTGGAGCAACAGGCAGGCTTACAATCTTGCAGGGGGGAAGACTGGTTTTGACAAACAAGAAACCAAATTGCCCTCCTATTGGGAGACACACTTCTCGAAGATTTGTCTTGGAATGAGGGACAGCTCAACAACAAGATTCGTGGTCATTCGCCAAAGTGCCAACTCATTGTACGCACTTATCGCTGACGGGGCATACCGTGCTGTTTCACTGGGCCGTAACAAGTGGAAGTCTCTTATTGGTCCACAAGCCTCACTACAGACGAATTGCAATAAAGAAGGGTTCAACGTCGTGGTTGCAAGCAGCAGTTCAAAAGCAAGGATCGGCATCATTGCGAACAATGAAAACGACTGTCTAACTTGTGACTCCAGAATTGGATATGGAACTGGAGGTCTCCAAGACGACTCAAACACGTGTGGAAACGAGGCTACAATTGTTCCTGATAACGGTGATAAACACATCAAGGCCATGGGGTATATCCTGGTTCAGTGA